TCGGATTATCCAAAGAATATTTACATGCGCCTCCTTAAAATGTGAaatttataatattaaaaataaaacacgTTAGCTATAGCCTATAAGTATGACCCGATGGTAAAAATATTACTTAAACCGACAATGTATACTCTTTTCGTCCCAATTTATATGATACGGTTCGGATTTTGAAAGtcaaactttttaattttgatcgcgaattcaaataaaaaaattaatttttttgaaataaaatttgtatatttaaaaattcataaaaaatattataagatataataattaataatttaaaatatttaaatatatataaaagaataGTTAAAACTCATTTAACTCTCAAACTAATTATGTAAAATTGGAATAGAGGGAGTAAGTTGAACTCAATCCTCTACCCCACGCTAAACACGCACGACCTTCACTGGTCTAGTCTACGCTTGTTTTGTTTTTCCAATACAAAAACAGTAAAGTCCAGTCAACGCCCCCTCCCCCTCCGCCTCCCCCTCCCCCACACAACAAATTTCCCTTTCCCCATTCTCTCTTTTTTCCGTATGAAATACAACAAcgcttcttccttttctttcagTTCCCAAAACCACCTGAAACTGAAACACTATGCAACCTTATAGATTTTCTTGATACCCTTTCTTATTTTCTTGAAGTTTTCAGCTTTACAAATTAAAGCCAAAATGAACTTAAGGTATGTTCCCCATATTGCTTATATAGTTATATTCTTATCTTTTCCTCTTCAACTAGTGTTTTCCCAATTGCCCACAGACCAAATTAATACCATGAGAAAGGTCTATGATATGCTTCAGAATGATACTGCTACTTCTTTTGTATGGGATAGGATTAATAAAAGTTCAAACCCATGTTCTTGGAAAGGGATTTCTTGCAATTCTAATAATTCTTCCATTACCAAAGTCTCCTTTTCATTGTTTTCAATTTCTAGCTCTGACTTCTTGCCTGTTATATGTCAAATTAATACTTTAGAGTCTCTTGATATTTCTCAGAACCATTTGAGCTCAATCCCAAGTGGGTTCATTACTGGTTGTGGGGGAATTAGTGGGTTGAAATTGTTGAACTTTAGTAGGAATAAATTGGAGGGTTCTTTGCCTACTTTTACTGGTTTTGGAAAGTTGGATTCTTTGGACttttctcataataaattgaatGGGAAAGTTGACTTGCAGTTGGGTGGATTGAATTTACTGAAAAGTTTGAACCTTAGCTACAACAATTTTTCTGGTTCAGTTCCTACCAGTCTTGGAAAATTTAATCTTTTGGAGGAGCTTCAACTTTCTGCAAATTCTTTTCAAGGTGAATTCCCCACTCAAATTGTGAACTTTGGCAACTTTACTTTGATTGACCTTTCTCTTAACTTTCTATCTGGTGTCATTCCTGATAGATTAGGAGAACTTTCCAAATTGCAAGTTTTGATTTTATCAGCCAATAATTTGAGTGGAACAATCCCACAATCCATTGGGAATATCAAAACATTGACGCGTTTTGCTGCGAATCAGAATCGTTTTGTTGGAAATATACCCCTTGGCTTAACCAAGAACCTGAGGAATTTAGACCTCAGTTTTAACAATTTAACTGGTATAATACCTCAGGACCTGTTATCCCCAATGAACTTGCAGTTTGTTGATCTGACTTCCAATAAGTTGGAGGGACCTGTTCCTACAAAATTGTCGATAAATTTGATTCGGTTGAGATTAGGGGACAATGCTTTGAATGGGTCGATTACATCTGCTTCTTTTGGAAGCCTTCAGAGTTTGACCTACTTGGAGCTGGACAAAAACCAGCTAAGTGGACCAATTCCTTCTGAATTGGGGAAGTGCCAAAACTTGGCGCTTTTGAACTTAGCCCAGAATAAGCTGAGTGGTGTTATTCCAGTAGAGTTGGGTGATATTTCTAATCTTCAGGTACTGAGTCTTCAGTCCAATAACCTAGTTGGGGATATTCCGAGTAACATTTCGCAGTTGAATAGATTGCAGAGGCTCAATATCAGCTGGAATTCATTGAATGGTACCATACCAAGTTCAATATCCAGTTTGAAAAACCTCACAAACTTGAATTTGCAGGGGAATAAGCTAAGTGGTCAAATTCCGCCTGACATTAGTAACTTAAATTTGTTGTTAGAACTCCAACTTGGAGGGAACCAACTTGGTGGGGCTATTCCAGCGATGCCGTTAAGTTTGCAGATTGCTTTGAATCTCAGTCACAATCTCTTTGAAGGACCTATACCAATTACTCTATCTAGATTGACTTCATTGGAAGTTTTGGATCTCTCTTACAACAGGTTTTCAGGTCAGATTCCCGACTTTCTGACTAGAATGGGAGGCTTGACTAGGTTGGTGCTTTCAGACAATCAACTCTCTGGAATTCGTCCGGAGTTTGGAAGCTTTGTCATTGTTGAGACAAGTGGAAATAGGGGTCTGATCTATCCTTCCCCGATCACTCCACCTGAAGCCGCAAAAAAGAGAAAATCTATAGTTATTGCAGTTGTTGTCCCAATAGCAGGCGTAGCGGTAATTGCCCTTTTCACCTTGATTGCTATTTCAATATCTAGAAGATATTACAGGATTAATGATGATCATTTTCACTCGGGAGAGGAAGGTTCTCAATCCCCTGTCATCCAGGAAAAGGTTTTGACTGCAAACAGCATTCACAAGTCTAATATAGACTTCACGAAAGCCATGGTAGCAGTGTCTGATCCCTTAAATGTTGTGTTCAAGACAAGATTCTCGACCTACTATAAAGCTGTTATGCCGTCGGGGACAACCTATTTTGTCAAGAAGCTTAATTGGAGTGACAAAATATTTCAGTTGGGAAGCCATGAACTATTCGGGGAAGAGCTCAAGAATCTCGGAAAGCTGAATAATTCAAATATCGTGATTCCACTAGGCTATCTTTTGGCTGCTGATAGTGCTTATCTCTTCTATGAGTTTTCCCCTATTGGCACCTTATATGATGTTCTTCGTGGTAGCTTGGGATACTCGTTGGATTGGGCAAGTCGTTACAGCATCGCTATTGGAGTGGCTCAGGGTTTAGCTTTTCTACATGGATACAACTCCGGTCCAATCCTACTCCTCGATCTTTCCAGCAAGAGCGTTCTCTTGAAGTCCCAGAATGAGGCTCAGATAGGAGACATTGAACTCTACAAGGTGATCGATCCTTCAAAGAGCACAGGAAGCTTTTCTGCTGTTGCTGGTTCTGTCGGTTATATTCCTCCAGGTAATGAACTATTACTTGGTTAAAGTTAAAGATCCTTAAATATTGATTTATATTCCTCGTTTTCCATGAACTGACGTTCTTGCATGTGACATGTTCCGGAAGAAAATATGATACATTCTTTGTCATAACAGTCGTGCCATACTTAAAAAAATGTGTTTCGTGTGAAATTTTCATACAGTTATTGTTGTTTACAGACGAAAGACTGCATTATATCCTCCCACTATACCATTTTATGCGATACCATTTGATTGTACATAAACATAAGATATTAGTTGACCGTGGATTATATAAGTAGTAGGTGAAAATAAATGCTAAAGGAATAGTTAAAAAGTAAGTAATAGAGAAAACATTATTTCAAACCTTAATTATGATTTAGTTAATTGGATTCTTGAAACGGTGTTGAACTATCTTTCGATATCTGAAGTGAAACAGCGTTTCGGTGTAAATTAGAGAGGGAGGGGTATAATAAAATGTCTTTTCCCAGCTGTAGATCTATAACATGAGAAGCCTCAAAGTTAAGCATATAATTAGTGATGCATGCATTTCCTTTTCTGTAACAGAATATGCATACACAATGAGAGTCACAATGGCGGGAAATGTATATAGCTTTGGAGTTGTCCTGCTGGAATTGCTGACAGGAAGGCCTGCAGTTAGTCAGGGAACTGAGTTAGCCAAGTCGGTGTTGAGCGACTCTGAGCAGCACAACAAGTGGGATCACATTCTTGATTCTAGCATTTGTAAGACGTCGCTCAACGTTAGGAGCCAGATGTTAGCTGTCCTCAAAGTGGCTCTAGTTTGTGTTAGCATCTCCCCAGAAGGCCGACCTAAAATGAAGAGCGTGCTTCGCATGCTTCTCAATGCAAGGTAATCGGGTGTCAAAGGAAAGTAATGAGCGCGAAGATGGTTTTTCTATTAgcttgcttttctttcttttttggggAGTAGCCACGAGCGGTGAATGGGTTGTGAACTATGCATAATATGCCAGTTTTGCCAgtttatatatattaatatacatACAGGTATATGATAGTAGCTACATAACTTTGAATATGATCTTAGTTCTCATTGTAACATAGTTCATTTTTCATGTTCATGTGTAATATGTATAAAAGGTCTTTTGGGAATGGATCCGATTTAACTTCTTTTTATATAGAAGATTGCCTTAATAAATTTTCCAGTTTCAACGAAAACCAAGTGTAACTCCCTTTTTCCCAATTGCGTTTGCCAGAACTCATCCGTGCCAGAACTCCCTtttatgggtgtgtttggtacgaaggaaaatgcttctcatggaaaatgtagaaaatgTTTTCGTGGAAAATGAggggttttatcacttatttttccttgtttggttaGTTAGTGAAAAAaaatttccgaaaaatattttttagtgtttggttagagagtagaatttctttttttaggaaaataatattttatgctactctcctcactCCATTCCCCCAAGTCCCTATATTTCCTGTGCCTCTCCCCCTAAATACCCAATGTTTTCAGgactattttttttaagaatttaattattcttccaAAAATTCACAAAAgccaaaggaactaatgtgttgctttatttttttttacgcaaaaacaactttgaaatttgtgctccataactaaaaagaaaatactcttttttggttgaaaagaaagtacttctacaacatgaaaataaattactcattttgttgaaatgaaataaaaaaaaattgtacatcataaaaagaaaatactcattttgttgcaataaaagaaaatattttttctacatcgtaaaaagaaaatactctttttgttgaaatgaaagaaaatactttttactgctttattttattgaaataaaagaaaatattttttctacatcatgaaaagaaagtactttttttgttaaaatgaaaaaatatactttttttatatcataaaaagaaaatactcatttgttacaataaaaaaaaaattatctataacatgaaaagaaagtactattaataatatttttatttagggtggggGCGAGGGTGGGGATGGGGTGGGGGTAGATTGGTAGGGATGAGGAATAGGGTGAGGAATGTTGAAAaaaagttttggaaaatattttccctgcATTTGATAGAGAAAAAAACACACCCTATATATGCAAGTGTTTGAATGGCCACAAAGTTCAAATGAAAGAAAGACTTGCTACATACCAAAAAGGTCATTGGAACTTGTGATTTTAAGCATACTATAAAATTTCTGTAACTAAAGGAGCATTTTATTAagggtaaaaataaaaagtttaaaattaaaagaTCATCTTTTTTGGAACAGATTAAAAATAAAGAAtgtcacataaaataaaatagatgGAGTGTGTATTAGTCTTTTGGTGTTGGGGTAAAATCAAAGCTAAGGGTGCAAGTGGGTCGGGTCGGGCCTCAAACGGGCCGGTCTTGTGAGCCGCGGTCCCGTGCCGCTCCCGGTCCCTAAATTAACGGGCtaaatggtcccgggctaaatatattttttgtaggAACCGGCACAGGATCGGGCCCATTAACTCATGGTCCCGGGGTAAATGGGTCGTGCCCGGGGTTCAAACGGGCTAAATGGGCCCAACAGCTatgtagtaatttttttttaattaaatagaacttagagataaaaagatgttaaaaaaacatctaaggcaatgccttataattttattatagaattgtaacctaattttttaattcaaatttaaagataaaaatattgtaaaacaatattcaaagcaatgccttgtaatttttttatagcaataaaaaaatataataacatcTTTCTTAGTTTTCCCCCCCTATGAAATGttcacaacaaggtgctaataccaccattgagaagaaaaaggaactaatcaAGAAGTGCcaaaaatacaagttacatactaatttttgttcatacaagttacatgctatctcttacaaatttcataaatccttcaaggctCGGAGGAagttccgttggtggtggcggaaaagtagcTTGTTCATCGCCACTTCCATTGTTGGACGAAGCAGCATCCTCAGCAAGTTCAGCTAGCAATTCTTCATAAACTTCGTCTACCTCtagttgtgattcagcaagtccaaaatttcttctttctaaacggatccaatctctgaaaagtactaaTTTTttcaagctatccctcatagactgtctatgatcaccgatttgaagtcttgcttgactgaaagcgctctccgatgccactgttaaaatttgaatagttaaaatgtctcgaTACATCCTTGAAAGAGCCAGAAAGAGTTTTTCTTTGTCCCTCCACCATTGCAAAATATCAAAGGTGTCGTCGGGATTCACTTCGTCGAgcccctgcgacaaataaacttcaaattcatttagttgtgaaaaatcattaGTACTAGAACCCCTAGACCCCACCCAAACACTAAGTCCTCTTAGTCCCGCAGTTCTTTtaatcagaagaagaaggagttggaacatttggcctagcctgatttaatgcaacttgctaagcattataaatagtttcagTGTTTgttctaattgaggctattgcttccGAAAGTTTAGGCTCCTCATCATCTGCAAGTGCTAAACccttataaacagtttcataccaaaattgaggatcTCCTAATTTCATATAAGGATTTAATAAATTAgtaacaccataaatagggggaataggaaaaaaatattttttaaactttgttcttatagaatcaatagcaagttgataaattaccCCACCATGTAAAAAATGAGCAaataaatttgcaagttctgcaaatATAAACTAAGCatttagaaatagtaggataatattttCCCGAAAATTcttttgtagcaatatgaaatttttctaaaaaatcaacaagcattttaacattagctcaATCCCCATTCGTAAGGTAATtgtcatcatcacttacatgtgtATTAAACGTTGAGCTTATGGGGCTTCTATATTCATGTGCaacaaccaaactttcatacatgtaatttcatctagttggacaaggtttaggaacctttctttatATTAGGCCACAATCATTTTCAATTTGAATtcaatttgaatatttaaaattctcataccatcacccacaattaaatggtaaatatgacaaatacatctaacatgaaaaatgttacaaAATGCAGGATTTAGCGTTGTGGTAAGCAAGTCTATAGCATTTGTGTTATTAGAAGAATTATCCATTGAGACTGACATTATATTATCACTAGTACAAAAATATCTGCAAATATCCGTAactgtgctagcaataaactgccctgtgtgacgtgaagcAATTATTctcttttgcattatccaatcctcatcaatccaatgacatgtaacaataaggtaatcacagtcgttGTTAATTCTActaatatcagttgtaatagcaacacgataatttatatgagtaaataagtagcgcaaatattgttcatattcatgcttatatttataaatatcgctctttacagTTGTGCGAGGAAAACTTTTATAAGTAGGATTACAGATTTTTCTAATGTAATGCACAAATGCAGGGTCAGAAGGAAacctatagggtaagcacataacagttacCAATTTTGCTAATTCTTCCCAATCTTTtcttggatcataatataaaatactaccgataacagtgttaattcccagttaaaattaatttaaaccgGTACTAGGGTCAGCCTGACTAGGACTAGGTGCACTTTTTCCCTCGGCCAGAGCTTTCATACGAAGATATTTGACGTTATCGTTAGGGTGTTTAGCTATGTGTCTAGCCAAAGATCCTATCCCCGACTGCGTTGGTGCATATTTAAAAGATAACTCTagaccacaagttttacacttagtcTTATTTTTTTGAACTAGTTGAGTAAAAAAGGCCAAAGAGGAGATATTTTCTGTCGTTTGGTAGGTTCTCTAAAAAAACGTAGGAGCAGTAACGAGAGTGTCAATTGGGTCATCATTAGGATTAGCAGCGTTATCACTAGTTAGATCAAtatcaggagcaggactagtgggtgtatgataagtgagaattttgactgcttattagcaccttttagcttttgttttagtccgaaagtattgaattgtgttcccgaaactaataaaattgtacaaattataggaatgctggaagtttggtctcccgaAATGAAaaccgactcaaaaaggagtgttccgaagcacaaagcaataaagggcacaaaagCACAAATGTGTGATCCGCAGAAGAAATTACGGACCGCAGAatttcatctgcggccgcaaacaaagaagaaaaatctaACAGAACTTCCAGCAATATGCGGACGACatatgaattgtgcggccgcagaacttggCTTAAGAGTCAAAGATtagagagtatgcaaaaagaccaagtccaggaGCCTTTGTGAAGTGTGGACCGCaaaagaattgtgcggccacagaagattGCCTCGCGACCGCAatccagaaatgtgcggccgcagaagattgcCTCGCATCCGCAGTCTAGAAATATGCGGCCGCATAACTCACCTTCCCGCaaactgaagaaatctgcggaccgcacatggaattgtgcggccgcagaacctcccaagGGGTATTTTTGTTCGCGATTTTCggccctgtataaatagatgagtttcataaaattaggtcaagtttgaacatcaAAAAGCTattgtagccgtttttctttactactttaggaagttttacattattttggtgtattaacattagattttatcattttaatatttcattatgggtttaattagcttttcttctttattttcttcaaatcccattatgagtagctagatttttactagggttgtgacccaaccctagtgtgtaaaccttatgggtgattagTTTTattcttgtttatgattgggtattgattatttagcttaaTTCATGCttaaattttagaattaatggttgcaaatattgattcatgcctatttgacttagtctctacttgagaaagagggacctagtctaggataacttagctaacaaggaattaggttaattgagagattgattaacctaattaaagggttcaaactagagatagtaagaacccgacttgagctcttattaATTGTTTtattgatacccatttggacttgagaaagccaaattgggcaaaatcactctctgaccgagaggtattgagtgggtaacgtggagttgagagctataatacaccccaattaacaaaataagtataaacacctttatcccattaggcaaacacctaggttatggatACAACCCTAGGCCTTTAATCCAATtgaaaaaaccccaaaaatatttaccaataatctattttctttaacTTGCATTCATTAGAGTAACAGTAGAAATAGAAAGCAAAACcttgttgtggaagtgcaatcttagATAACCCATTTActtgcttcaaatatatactcctagCACCCCTCATAACTCctagtggattcgaccccgactcatagttgggtaattattattaCATACAACCGTATCATATCTCCTATAGAGGTGTGTTGTGGACGTCATCAATTTTTAGCGTCGTTTTCGAGGAGttaaaacggtgttagctatttctttgggtgtattttttggaatatcttcttttccttccgtgttactaacttgtttgagaaatcataggtacaaccatggcgaacaatgagctcgaaaatttacctttgggggatgtggacgtcgaGGATGAGTAAGTTGATGAGGTtcttcttgaacctcaagccaatagaagaggccAAGTTCCTCATGACAATGTCCccgctccacccccacctccaccacgagcggctccacaccggatattaccaatgaaggatatgcaagtgcaataatccctccccatattagggcggacaactttcaaatcaccaatgtgatgctcattttgcttgagcaacggggtttcttcaccggtgctc
The nucleotide sequence above comes from Nicotiana tabacum cultivar K326 chromosome 12, ASM71507v2, whole genome shotgun sequence. Encoded proteins:
- the LOC107797488 gene encoding uncharacterized protein LOC107797488, with amino-acid sequence MNLRYVPHIAYIVIFLSFPLQLVFSQLPTDQINTMRKVYDMLQNDTATSFVWDRINKSSNPCSWKGISCNSNNSSITKVSFSLFSISSSDFLPVICQINTLESLDISQNHLSSIPSGFITGCGGISGLKLLNFSRNKLEGSLPTFTGFGKLDSLDFSHNKLNGKVDLQLGGLNLLKSLNLSYNNFSGSVPTSLGKFNLLEELQLSANSFQGEFPTQIVNFGNFTLIDLSLNFLSGVIPDRLGELSKLQVLILSANNLSGTIPQSIGNIKTLTRFAANQNRFVGNIPLGLTKNLRNLDLSFNNLTGIIPQDLLSPMNLQFVDLTSNKLEGPVPTKLSINLIRLRLGDNALNGSITSASFGSLQSLTYLELDKNQLSGPIPSELGKCQNLALLNLAQNKLSGVIPVELGDISNLQVLSLQSNNLVGDIPSNISQLNRLQRLNISWNSLNGTIPSSISSLKNLTNLNLQGNKLSGQIPPDISNLNLLLELQLGGNQLGGAIPAMPLSLQIALNLSHNLFEGPIPITLSRLTSLEVLDLSYNRFSGQIPDFLTRMGGLTRLVLSDNQLSGIRPEFGSFVIVETSGNRGLIYPSPITPPEAAKKRKSIVIAVVVPIAGVAVIALFTLIAISISRRYYRINDDHFHSGEEGSQSPVIQEKVLTANSIHKSNIDFTKAMVAVSDPLNVVFKTRFSTYYKAVMPSGTTYFVKKLNWSDKIFQLGSHELFGEELKNLGKLNNSNIVIPLGYLLAADSAYLFYEFSPIGTLYDVLRGSLGYSLDWASRYSIAIGVAQGLAFLHGYNSGPILLLDLSSKSVLLKSQNEAQIGDIELYKVIDPSKSTGSFSAVAGSVGYIPPEYAYTMRVTMAGNVYSFGVVLLELLTGRPAVSQGTELAKSVLSDSEQHNKWDHILDSSICKTSLNVRSQMLAVLKVALVCVSISPEGRPKMKSVLRMLLNAR